The segment TATATCAAGGGTTCCAATGGTAATTGCATCTTTACTTCCCGGACCCAATCCCACAATTTTAATCATAGTTATTCTCCCTTTATCCTATCATTACTTTATTATTTTCTTGATTTTATTTTTCTATAGTCAAATGTTCCTGATAAAATCATAAATACTCCATATGATATCATACCTAAAAATATAGATATTAAACACGCTATAGAATTACTCATTGTATAATTATAGACTTTTATATAAACAAATACAACCAATAATATCATTGCCATAGATGCATATGCAGGTTTTATAAATATTTGTGTTAAGTCTATTCTTATATTCATTTTTTTCTTAAGAAGTAATATATTCAACACCACTGCAACTACATAAGCTGATATTGTTCCAATTATAGCTCCATATACATTTATATTAGGTATGGGAACTAATATAGTAGTAATTATCATTTTAACTATACATCCTATTAATAGATTAATTATAGGCATTTTTTTTGAACTAGTTGCTTGAAGAATAACCGTTGTTGTCTGTGCTAATATTATAAAAGGAATTGCTAAAGACGAATATTTTAAAATCATGGCACCCTGGGCCTGATCCCTAAAAATTAGATTTAACACTTGTGATGATAAAAAGTATAATCCACAAAGAGATGGTAGTGCTATTACAGTAGAAATTTTTATAGCTGATAGTATATTTTTATTTAATTTATTTTTATTCTTTAAGATATACGCTTCCGAAATTATTGGAACTACTGATGCACATATAGCTGCCGATAAAGTTAATGGAACATTAACTAAAACAGCCGCTTTACCCGTAAGTTGACCATATAAAATTGCAGCATCTTTTGATGAAAATCCAGCTTCTAATAATCTTTGTGGAACCATAATAGAATCTATAACATTCATAATAGTTCCTACTGCGGCACCTAAAGAAATAGGTATTGCAGTCTTTAAAAGTTCATCCATAACTATAGAGTTAAACTTTGCTCTTCTTATTTTAAAATCTTTAATTACTCTTTTATATTTTGTAATTAAATATATTCCCGCGAGAATTCCTCCTGCAGCAGCTCCTAGTGTTGCACCTCCCGCAGCATATTCTACGCCTTTAGGTAAAAATATAATAGCAAGTCCTATGCCTACAACTACCCTAGCTATTTGTTCTAATATTTGGGATATAGCCGTAGGAGTCATATTTTGTAGTCCTTGAAAAAATCCTCTAAATACACTTACTATAGCTATAAAAAAAGGAGCTATTCCAAGGGAAATTAATGAATAATACGCCTTTATATCCCATTTAAAAAGAGAAATTAGCTTATTTGATAAGGCTAATATTATAACGCTTGTACCCATTCCTAGTATAATCATTAATAATAAAGACTGCTTTAATATTTCAAGTATACCTTTTTCATTGGATTTTGCATTTTGCTCTGATATCATCTTAGACATCGCTAGTGGTACCCCTGATGCTATAGCAATAAATAGCATATATAGTGGATATGCCATTTGATAATATCCAAGACCTTCATCTCCTACAAGTATAGTTAATGGTATCCTAAAACACATTCCAATACATCGAGCAAATATACCAGCAAAGCCCAATATAAACGTGCCTTTTATTAATGATTGTTTTTTCAAAATATTACCTCCAAAACATTACTTAATACAAGTATTTATATTTCTGTTTTGAAGACATTATTACTAAAAAATAACGGCAGACAAGCTGCCATTATTTATTCCATTTGTTTTCCTAAGAATGAAGCCGCTGCTTCTGCTAATTTTACTTCAACATCTCCAAAAGATCCATCATCTTCTTTTGAAGCTATAATTACAGCACCAATAGCATCTCCTTCAGCTATTATAGGAACTATTACTTGAGAAGAATATTCTTCTGCTGTTTCTTCATCATCTGTTATAGGTATAACTTTTTCTCCTTCTTCTCCCATAAGAACAGAATTTCTTTCTTCCATAAGTCTTTCAAGCTCTATGCTTATTTTTCTATCCATATATTCCTTTTTAGTAGCTCCACTTACAGATATTATGTTGTCCTTATCACAAATAAGTATAATATTTCCGATGGTATTGTGTAATGCTTCTGCATATTCTTTAGAAAAGTTGCTTAACTCTTCTATAGGTGAATATTTTTTTAAAATTACTCCACCATCCCTATCAGTAAATATTTCTAAAGGATCCCCTTCTCTTATTCTTAAAGTTCTTCTTATTTCTTTAGGTATTACAACTCTTCCTAAATCGTCTATACGTCTAACTATGCCGGTAGCTTTCATCCAACGTTTACCTCCTTGTCTTTTATTTAATTATGTTTGACAATAATATTATCCGTCTAAACATGAAATTTTATACACAAATGTATAGGTTTAATTTTTATACTAAAAAAAGATTTTACATAGGTATATACCTTCTGTTTTAAATTAAATATAACTAGTTATGCTTTTTTATAGATTTATTTCCTTTTAGACTAAAAATTTTGTCGAAAACCATTTTTAAAGAATTCTTTTAAATTCTTCATTTATAATAATAAATTACTTTTTTATAAATTAATAGTGGGAATTGAAGGAAATTTTTTAAATAAATATTATGAATTTGCTATTATTTTATTAAAACCTGGTCAAAATTTTGTAGAAAAATGTCGTCAAAATTTTTATTGCAAAGAAAAAACAGCCTACATAGGTTATTGTAACCAATAGACTGCTTTTAATACTCTATTATTGAATTTTATGCTATTTTATCTTCATAAATTTTTATATTAGCTTTGTCTTGTATTTCTTTAAATTTATTCTTTATTAATTCATTTTTCTTATTTTGAAGTATATCTTCTTTTACTTGATTTTTAACTTCAGCAAGTGTTTTACATGGTGCTTCTTCTCTTTTTATCATTTTTATTATATGATATCCAAATTGAGTTTTTACAGGATCAGATATTTGACCATCTTTAAGAGTTAATGCTGCATTCATAAAATCTTGATCAAATCTTGAATTTACTGCTGGTACAGTTCCTAAATCTCCCCCCTTATCTTTTGATCCATCCTGGCTATATTTTTTTGCAAGTACTGCAAAATCGTCACCCTTATTAAGTTCTTCTTTAATAGATTTTATTTTATCTTTTGCCTTCGCATCATCTTCTGGTGTTTTAGCTTGTAAAATTATATGTGCTACATGAATCTTTGTTGGATTTTTAGGATCTTTAGGGTATT is part of the Clostridium botulinum genome and harbors:
- a CDS encoding putative polysaccharide biosynthesis protein; translated protein: MKKQSLIKGTFILGFAGIFARCIGMCFRIPLTILVGDEGLGYYQMAYPLYMLFIAIASGVPLAMSKMISEQNAKSNEKGILEILKQSLLLMIILGMGTSVIILALSNKLISLFKWDIKAYYSLISLGIAPFFIAIVSVFRGFFQGLQNMTPTAISQILEQIARVVVGIGLAIIFLPKGVEYAAGGATLGAAAGGILAGIYLITKYKRVIKDFKIRRAKFNSIVMDELLKTAIPISLGAAVGTIMNVIDSIMVPQRLLEAGFSSKDAAILYGQLTGKAAVLVNVPLTLSAAICASVVPIISEAYILKNKNKLNKNILSAIKISTVIALPSLCGLYFLSSQVLNLIFRDQAQGAMILKYSSLAIPFIILAQTTTVILQATSSKKMPIINLLIGCIVKMIITTILVPIPNINVYGAIIGTISAYVVAVVLNILLLKKKMNIRIDLTQIFIKPAYASMAMILLVVFVYIKVYNYTMSNSIACLISIFLGMISYGVFMILSGTFDYRKIKSRK
- the spoVT gene encoding stage V sporulation protein T: MKATGIVRRIDDLGRVVIPKEIRRTLRIREGDPLEIFTDRDGGVILKKYSPIEELSNFSKEYAEALHNTIGNIILICDKDNIISVSGATKKEYMDRKISIELERLMEERNSVLMGEEGEKVIPITDDEETAEEYSSQVIVPIIAEGDAIGAVIIASKEDDGSFGDVEVKLAEAAASFLGKQME